The Corynebacterium vitaeruminis DSM 20294 genome window below encodes:
- the mtr gene encoding mycothione reductase, with protein MNTKHYDLIIVGTGSGNSIPGPEFDDKSIAIVEKGVFGGTCLNVGCIPTKMFVYAAEVAQTIRDSERYGISSHIDGVDWPSIVSRVFDKRIDPIAQGGEEYRRGPRTPNIDVYDQHATFTGPKTLKTGQGDEEWEITGDQIVIAAGARPFIPEYIETSGVSYYTNENIMRLEKLPKSMIVLGGGFIALEFAHIFAALGVEVSIINRSERLLRAVDVDVSDRITELTARKMHTYLGVNCTGATQDENSTTIEFEDGRTVTGEILLVALGRTPNGDLMNLEAAGIEMDEDRIAVDAYGRTTADGVWALGDVSSPYQLKHVANAEMRAVRHNLLHPDDLKEMPHKFVPAGIFTHPQIATVGMTEKEAIDAGYNVTVKIQNYGDVAYGWAMEDTSGFAKIIADKDTGKLLGAHIIGEQAPTLIQQLITVMAFDLDVRAVATDEYWIHPALPEVIENALLGLEFD; from the coding sequence TTGAACACCAAGCACTACGATCTGATCATCGTCGGTACCGGCTCCGGCAACTCGATCCCCGGCCCCGAGTTCGACGACAAGTCGATCGCCATCGTGGAAAAGGGCGTGTTCGGCGGCACCTGCCTCAACGTCGGCTGCATCCCCACCAAGATGTTCGTCTACGCTGCCGAGGTGGCGCAGACCATCCGCGACTCGGAGCGCTACGGCATCTCCTCCCACATCGACGGCGTGGACTGGCCGTCGATCGTCTCCCGCGTCTTCGACAAGCGCATCGACCCCATCGCCCAGGGCGGTGAGGAGTACCGCCGCGGGCCGCGCACCCCCAACATCGACGTCTACGACCAGCACGCCACCTTCACCGGCCCCAAGACCCTGAAGACCGGCCAGGGCGACGAGGAGTGGGAGATCACCGGCGACCAGATCGTCATCGCGGCGGGCGCTCGCCCGTTCATCCCGGAATACATCGAAACCTCCGGCGTGAGCTACTACACCAACGAGAACATCATGCGGCTGGAGAAGCTGCCGAAGTCCATGATCGTGCTCGGCGGCGGCTTCATCGCCCTCGAGTTCGCCCACATCTTCGCGGCCCTCGGCGTCGAGGTGTCCATCATCAATCGCTCCGAGCGCCTGCTGCGCGCGGTCGACGTGGACGTCTCCGATCGCATCACCGAGCTGACCGCCAGGAAGATGCACACCTACCTGGGCGTGAACTGCACCGGCGCCACCCAGGACGAGAACTCCACCACCATCGAGTTCGAGGACGGGCGCACCGTCACCGGCGAGATCCTCCTCGTCGCCCTCGGCCGCACCCCGAACGGCGACCTCATGAACCTGGAGGCGGCCGGCATCGAGATGGACGAGGATCGCATTGCCGTCGACGCCTACGGCCGCACCACCGCGGACGGGGTCTGGGCGCTCGGCGACGTCTCCTCCCCCTACCAGCTCAAGCACGTGGCCAACGCGGAGATGCGCGCCGTGCGCCACAACCTGCTCCACCCCGACGACCTGAAGGAGATGCCGCACAAGTTCGTCCCGGCGGGCATCTTCACCCACCCGCAGATCGCCACCGTCGGTATGACCGAGAAGGAGGCCATCGACGCGGGGTACAACGTGACCGTCAAGATCCAGAACTACGGCGACGTCGCCTACGGCTGGGCGATGGAGGACACCTCCGGGTTCGCCAAGATCATCGCCGACAAGGACACCGGCAAGCTGCTCGGCGCGCACATCATCGGCGAGCAGGCGCCGACGCTCATCCAGCAGCTCATCACCGTCATGGCCTTCGACCTCGACGTCCGCGCCGTCGCCACCGACGAATACTGGATCCACCCCGCGCTGCCCGAGGTCATCGAGAACGCGCTGCTCGGCCTCGAGTTCGACTAG
- a CDS encoding alpha/beta hydrolase encodes MNQHSPLAGPGGTEPYNVWLPDRLGGDYRQRFFDVGPDPLGEGELRAALIHYAPASEPGARSPQDRVAILHIHGVTDYFFQTHVAEHFHDTGLDFYALDLHKCGRAHLPGQTWHFDTDLRHYFPELVDATRLILESNTAVVLLAHSTGGLIVASWLDHLRRAEDPLLGRIRGAIFNSPWLDMIVPAPVARAAAPALKVIGRRWPMLALPRKEMTAYGEALHVSRHGVWDYDLGFKPLGGHAKYVGWLRTVIKTQEPLHAGHFNCGVPVLTLCSDRSTAGKPYSEASHVSDSVLNVHQIRRWAPYLSDSSALEVLHGAVHDVFLSSTEVTDRAFKACDGWLAQHAFAE; translated from the coding sequence ATGAATCAGCACTCCCCCCTCGCCGGTCCCGGCGGCACCGAGCCGTACAACGTGTGGCTGCCCGATCGCCTCGGCGGGGACTACCGCCAGCGCTTTTTCGACGTGGGCCCCGATCCGCTCGGCGAGGGCGAGCTGCGCGCCGCGCTGATCCACTACGCGCCCGCGAGCGAGCCGGGGGCGCGTTCGCCCCAGGATCGCGTCGCCATCCTCCACATCCACGGGGTCACCGACTACTTCTTCCAGACTCACGTCGCCGAGCACTTCCACGACACCGGCCTCGACTTCTACGCCCTCGACCTGCACAAGTGCGGCCGCGCCCACCTTCCCGGGCAGACCTGGCACTTCGACACGGACCTGCGACATTACTTTCCCGAGCTTGTCGACGCTACGCGGCTCATCCTCGAGTCCAACACGGCCGTCGTCCTGCTCGCCCACTCGACCGGCGGCCTCATCGTCGCCAGCTGGCTCGACCACCTGCGGCGCGCGGAAGACCCGCTCTTGGGCAGGATCCGCGGGGCGATCTTCAACAGCCCCTGGCTCGACATGATCGTGCCCGCCCCGGTCGCGCGCGCGGCGGCGCCCGCGCTGAAGGTCATCGGGCGGCGCTGGCCGATGCTCGCCCTGCCGCGGAAGGAGATGACCGCCTACGGCGAGGCCCTGCACGTCTCCCGCCACGGGGTGTGGGACTACGACTTAGGCTTCAAGCCGCTCGGCGGGCACGCCAAGTACGTGGGCTGGCTGCGCACGGTGATCAAGACCCAGGAGCCGCTGCACGCGGGCCACTTCAACTGCGGGGTCCCGGTGCTCACGCTCTGCTCGGACCGCTCGACGGCCGGCAAGCCCTACTCCGAGGCCTCCCACGTCTCCGACTCCGTGCTCAACGTCCACCAGATCAGGCGCTGGGCGCCGTACCTGTCCGACTCGAGCGCGCTCGAGGTGCTCCATGGCGCAGTCCACGACGTGTTCCTGTCGAGCACCGAGGTCACCGATCGCGCGTTCAAGGCCTGCGACGGCTGGCTCGCCCAGCACGCCTTCGCCGAGTAG
- the ispG gene encoding flavodoxin-dependent (E)-4-hydroxy-3-methylbut-2-enyl-diphosphate synthase has protein sequence MSTPIGLGLPDAPLPVLAPRRKTRQIMVGNVGVGSDYPVSVQSMTTTKTHDVNATLQQIAKLTATGCDIVRVACPKTVDAEALPLIAKKSPIPVIADIHFQPKYIFAAIDAGCAAVRVNPGNIKEFDGRVKEVAKAAGDAGIPIRIGVNAGSLDKRLMEKYGKATPEALVESAIWEAGLFEEHGFGDIAISVKHNDPVIMVEAYRQLAAKTDYPLHLGVTEAGPAFQGTIKSAVAFGALLSQGIGDTIRVSLSADPVQEIKVGDQILQSLNLRERGLEIVSCPSCGRAQVDVYKLAEEVTAALDGMNIPLRVAVMGCVVNGPGEARDADLGVASGNGKGQIFVKGEVIKTVPESQIVQTLIEEAMRLAEEQGLEIKEGPAAKVSITK, from the coding sequence GTGTCTACCCCCATTGGCCTAGGACTTCCCGACGCTCCGCTTCCGGTGCTGGCACCGCGCAGGAAAACGCGCCAGATCATGGTCGGCAACGTCGGCGTCGGGTCCGATTACCCCGTGTCGGTCCAGTCGATGACCACCACGAAGACGCACGACGTGAACGCCACCCTCCAGCAGATCGCCAAGCTCACCGCCACCGGCTGTGACATCGTCCGCGTGGCCTGCCCGAAGACGGTCGACGCCGAGGCGCTGCCCCTGATCGCGAAGAAGTCGCCCATCCCGGTCATCGCCGACATCCACTTCCAGCCCAAGTACATCTTCGCCGCCATCGACGCCGGCTGCGCCGCCGTCCGCGTGAACCCGGGCAACATCAAGGAGTTTGACGGCCGCGTCAAGGAGGTCGCCAAGGCCGCCGGCGACGCGGGCATCCCGATCCGCATCGGCGTCAACGCCGGCTCGCTGGACAAGCGCCTCATGGAGAAGTACGGCAAGGCCACCCCGGAGGCGCTCGTCGAGTCCGCCATCTGGGAGGCCGGCCTGTTCGAGGAGCACGGCTTCGGCGACATCGCCATCTCCGTCAAGCACAACGACCCGGTCATCATGGTGGAGGCCTACCGCCAGCTCGCCGCCAAGACCGACTACCCGCTCCACCTCGGCGTGACCGAGGCGGGTCCCGCCTTCCAAGGCACCATCAAGTCGGCCGTGGCCTTCGGCGCGCTGCTGAGCCAGGGCATCGGCGACACCATCCGCGTGTCCCTGTCCGCCGACCCGGTGCAGGAGATCAAGGTCGGCGACCAGATCCTGCAGTCGCTCAACCTGCGCGAGCGCGGCCTCGAGATCGTCTCCTGCCCGTCCTGCGGACGCGCGCAGGTCGACGTGTACAAGCTGGCCGAGGAGGTCACCGCCGCGCTCGACGGCATGAACATCCCGCTGCGCGTGGCCGTCATGGGCTGCGTCGTCAACGGCCCCGGCGAGGCGCGCGACGCCGACCTGGGCGTGGCCTCCGGCAACGGCAAGGGGCAGATCTTCGTCAAGGGCGAGGTCATCAAGACCGTGCCCGAGTCCCAGATCGTTCAGACCCTCATCGAGGAGGCCATGCGCCTGGCCGAGGAGCAGGGCCTGGAGATCAAGGAGGGCCCGGCGGCGAAGGTGTCCATCACCAAGTAG
- a CDS encoding M50 family metallopeptidase, giving the protein MLSYLLGVLLFAVGIAITIGVHEAGHFTAARIFGMRVRRFFIGFGPTLVSFRRGHTDYGFKLVPVGGFCDIAGMTNQDEVTEEEKPFAMMNKPWWQRVIVLLGGIIVNLVVAFLIFYFIALSSGLPDPKASTVPTVGEVTCVAPYQVDAQTLADCQGTGPAGEAGVKTGDQIVSVDGQEVLSFTDLRDYVMQHAGQTIALEVVRDGEHLTIDVPVVSAKRLDQDGNEVTVGAIGVSNAPVEIKPVGAGKAFVVAGNYMNAMLDASVKGLASFPAKLPGVVASIFGAQRAEDSPMSVVGVSRVGGELVEHSMWASFFNLLASLNLFLAVFNIIPLPPLDGGHIAVVLYEKIRDFFRRLRGLPAAGPADYQKLMPVTVAVAALLLGVGAAVILADVVNPIRLFG; this is encoded by the coding sequence GTGCTTTCCTACCTTCTTGGGGTTCTCCTCTTCGCCGTGGGCATCGCCATCACCATTGGCGTCCACGAGGCTGGCCACTTCACCGCGGCCCGGATTTTCGGGATGCGGGTGCGCCGGTTCTTCATCGGGTTTGGCCCCACGCTGGTCTCCTTTAGGCGCGGGCACACCGACTACGGCTTCAAGCTGGTGCCCGTCGGCGGCTTCTGCGACATCGCGGGCATGACCAACCAGGACGAAGTCACCGAGGAGGAAAAGCCCTTCGCGATGATGAACAAGCCGTGGTGGCAGCGCGTCATCGTGCTCTTGGGCGGCATCATCGTCAACCTCGTCGTTGCCTTCCTCATCTTCTACTTCATCGCCCTGAGCTCGGGCCTGCCGGACCCCAAGGCGAGCACCGTCCCCACGGTTGGCGAGGTCACCTGCGTGGCCCCGTACCAGGTCGACGCGCAGACGCTCGCCGACTGCCAGGGCACCGGGCCCGCTGGCGAGGCGGGGGTCAAGACCGGGGACCAGATCGTGTCCGTCGACGGGCAGGAGGTCCTAAGCTTTACCGACCTGCGCGACTACGTCATGCAGCACGCAGGCCAGACGATCGCCCTCGAGGTGGTCCGCGACGGCGAGCACCTCACGATCGACGTGCCGGTGGTGTCCGCCAAACGGCTCGACCAGGACGGCAACGAGGTCACCGTCGGCGCGATCGGCGTGAGCAACGCCCCGGTGGAGATCAAGCCGGTCGGCGCGGGCAAGGCCTTCGTGGTCGCCGGGAATTACATGAACGCGATGCTCGACGCCTCCGTCAAGGGGCTCGCGTCCTTCCCGGCGAAGCTGCCGGGGGTCGTGGCCTCCATCTTCGGCGCCCAGCGCGCCGAGGACAGCCCGATGAGCGTGGTCGGTGTCTCCCGCGTGGGCGGCGAGCTGGTCGAGCACTCCATGTGGGCGAGCTTCTTCAACCTGCTGGCCAGCCTCAACCTCTTCCTCGCGGTGTTCAACATCATCCCGCTGCCGCCGCTCGACGGCGGCCACATCGCGGTGGTGCTCTACGAGAAGATCCGCGACTTCTTCCGCCGCCTGCGCGGGCTGCCCGCCGCGGGCCCGGCCGACTACCAGAAGCTCATGCCGGTCACGGTTGCCGTGGCGGCGCTACTGCTGGGCGTGGGCGCGGCGGTGATCCTCGCCGACGTGGTCAACCCGATCCGCCTGTTCGGCTAG
- the map gene encoding type I methionyl aminopeptidase, which yields MASTRAPLRPGNPTPIREVPASIPRPEYAWKPTVNENNGEPFVQTPEVIEAMREASEIAANALAVAGAAVAPGVTTDEIDRIAHEYMCDHGAYPSTLGYLDFPKSCCVSLNEIICHGIPDDTVIEDGDIVNIDVTAFKNGVHGDTNATFLAGNVSEEHRLLVERTKEAMMRGIRAAKPGREINVIGRVIESYAKRFGYNVVRDFTGHGVGPTFHNGLVVLHYDSNAYRNILEPGMTLTIEPMINLGSLDYTIWDNGWTVQNNDHRFTAQFEHTLVITEDGNEILTLPTV from the coding sequence ATGGCTTCCACCCGCGCACCGCTTCGACCAGGCAACCCCACCCCGATCCGTGAGGTTCCCGCGTCCATTCCCCGCCCGGAGTACGCCTGGAAGCCCACCGTCAACGAGAACAACGGCGAGCCCTTCGTCCAGACGCCCGAGGTGATCGAGGCCATGCGCGAGGCCTCGGAGATCGCAGCGAACGCGCTCGCCGTCGCCGGCGCCGCCGTGGCACCCGGGGTCACCACCGACGAGATCGACCGCATCGCGCACGAGTACATGTGCGACCACGGCGCCTACCCGTCCACCCTCGGCTACCTCGACTTCCCCAAGTCCTGCTGCGTCTCGCTCAACGAGATCATCTGCCACGGCATCCCGGACGACACCGTCATCGAGGATGGCGACATCGTCAACATCGACGTCACCGCCTTCAAGAACGGCGTCCACGGCGACACCAACGCCACCTTCCTCGCCGGCAACGTCTCCGAGGAGCACCGCCTGCTCGTCGAGCGCACCAAGGAGGCCATGATGCGCGGCATCCGCGCCGCCAAGCCGGGCCGCGAGATCAACGTCATCGGCCGCGTCATCGAGTCTTACGCCAAGCGCTTCGGCTACAACGTCGTGCGCGACTTCACCGGCCACGGCGTCGGCCCCACCTTCCACAACGGGCTCGTCGTCTTGCACTACGACTCCAACGCCTACCGCAACATCCTCGAGCCGGGCATGACGCTGACGATCGAGCCGATGATCAACCTGGGCTCCCTCGACTACACCATCTGGGACAACGGCTGGACCGTCCAGAACAACGACCACCGCTTCACCGCCCAGTTCGAGCACACGCTGGTGATCACCGAGGACGGCAACGAGATCCTCACGCTTCCCACCGTTTAG
- the mqo gene encoding malate dehydrogenase (quinone) yields the protein MSDSKNNAAISHEVDVALVGAGIMSATLGAMLRELEPGWSQILFERLDAPAEESSSPWNNAGTGHSALCELNYTPEVNGKIEIAKAIGVNEKFQVSRQFWAHQMDRNVLGDPREWINPVPHVSFGRGEEQVEYLKKRYEALVGHPLFPNMEYTDDRAKFDEMLPLMADGRSASDKVAISWTKAGTDINYGALAKQFLASAKENGTEIRYGHEVTNLTRDGQKWKINVKNRHTGETSVIRANFVFVGAGGMALPLLQKSGIPEIRGWGGFPVSGQWLRCTNPDIIEQHAAKVYGKASIGAPPMSVPHLDTRVIDGEKGLLFGPYAGWTPKFLKQGTWFDLFKSIRPTNLMSYVGVGLQEFGLTKYLITEVIKDQKARMESLREYMPNAKDEDWELVTAGQRVQAIQPVVGPRFSTLAFGTSLINSSDGSIAGILGASPGASIAPAAMLELLERCFGQKMIEWGDKVKEMVPSYGIKLATDKKLFEEIWGYTQKTLQLED from the coding sequence ATGTCAGATTCCAAGAACAACGCAGCCATCAGCCACGAGGTGGACGTGGCACTGGTGGGCGCTGGCATCATGAGCGCAACGCTCGGTGCTATGCTTCGCGAGCTTGAGCCGGGCTGGTCGCAGATCCTCTTCGAGCGACTCGATGCCCCCGCCGAGGAGTCTTCTTCTCCTTGGAACAACGCTGGTACCGGCCACTCCGCGCTGTGCGAGCTGAACTACACCCCTGAGGTCAACGGCAAGATCGAGATCGCCAAGGCGATCGGCGTGAACGAGAAGTTCCAGGTCTCCCGCCAGTTCTGGGCGCACCAGATGGACCGCAACGTCCTGGGCGATCCGCGCGAGTGGATCAACCCGGTTCCGCACGTTTCCTTCGGCCGCGGCGAGGAGCAGGTCGAGTACCTGAAGAAGCGCTACGAGGCACTCGTCGGCCACCCGCTGTTCCCGAACATGGAGTACACCGACGACCGCGCGAAGTTCGACGAGATGCTCCCGCTGATGGCCGACGGCCGCAGCGCCTCCGACAAGGTCGCCATCTCCTGGACCAAGGCCGGCACCGACATCAACTACGGCGCCCTGGCCAAGCAGTTCCTAGCCTCCGCCAAGGAGAACGGCACCGAGATCCGCTACGGCCACGAGGTCACCAACCTGACCCGCGACGGCCAGAAGTGGAAGATCAACGTCAAGAACCGCCACACCGGCGAGACCTCCGTCATCCGCGCCAACTTCGTCTTCGTCGGCGCTGGCGGAATGGCCCTGCCGCTGCTGCAGAAGTCCGGCATCCCGGAGATCCGCGGCTGGGGTGGCTTCCCGGTGTCCGGCCAGTGGCTGCGCTGCACCAACCCCGACATCATCGAGCAGCACGCCGCCAAGGTCTACGGCAAGGCTTCCATCGGTGCTCCGCCGATGTCCGTCCCGCACCTCGACACCCGCGTCATCGACGGCGAGAAGGGCCTGCTGTTCGGCCCGTACGCCGGTTGGACCCCGAAGTTCCTCAAGCAGGGCACCTGGTTCGACCTGTTCAAGTCCATCCGCCCGACCAACCTCATGTCCTACGTGGGCGTTGGCCTGCAGGAGTTCGGTCTGACCAAGTACCTCATCACCGAGGTCATCAAGGATCAGAAGGCCCGCATGGAGTCCCTGCGCGAATACATGCCGAACGCCAAGGACGAGGACTGGGAGCTGGTCACCGCCGGTCAGCGCGTCCAGGCCATCCAGCCGGTCGTCGGCCCGCGCTTCTCCACCCTCGCGTTTGGTACCTCGCTGATCAACTCCAGCGACGGCTCGATCGCCGGTATCCTCGGCGCTTCCCCGGGAGCCTCCATCGCTCCTGCCGCGATGCTCGAGCTGCTCGAGCGTTGCTTCGGCCAGAAGATGATCGAGTGGGGCGACAAGGTCAAGGAGATGGTCCCGTCCTACGGCATCAAGTTGGCAACCGATAAGAAGCTGTTCGAGGAGATCTGGGGCTACACCCAGAAGACCCTGCAGCTGGAGGATTAA
- a CDS encoding cobyric acid synthase, with amino-acid sequence MTAFLVAGCTSDAGKSVVVAGLCRAFARRGIRVAPFKAQNMSNNSAVTPDGGEIGRAQALQAAACGLTPSTTFNPILLKPGSDRSSQLVVHGKAQGNVSARSYIEHRTYLREVAAQCLRELEEEFELVVCEGAGSPAEINLRETDVANFGLAEAADLPVYVVGDIDRGGVLAHFYGTHQIVDEADRARIKGFVVNKFRGDQSILDPGLDRLEELTGVPTLAVLPFVHGLWIDAEDSLQSALGRSIGPNNPPLGTQRLKVAAVRLPRVSNATDVEALACEPGVTVVWTDDPRDVLDADLAVLPGSKATISDLAWIRANGIADALLRRGADDRPVLGICGGYQMLCASIDDPVESGSTEPVAGLGVFDARIVFHPDKTLIRHDNGAYEVHHGRVDYSGDPAWIGDEGSRRGAAYGTHRHGYLEDDPSRRRFLSEIAAAVGKEGFVVSPDTSFASEREAQLDVLADTIERCWDLDALLEQLRA; translated from the coding sequence ATGACAGCTTTCTTGGTCGCCGGTTGCACCTCGGACGCGGGCAAGTCCGTCGTGGTCGCGGGCCTGTGCCGAGCCTTTGCCCGCCGCGGCATCCGTGTGGCGCCGTTCAAGGCGCAGAACATGTCCAACAACTCCGCGGTGACCCCCGACGGCGGGGAGATCGGCCGCGCCCAGGCGCTCCAGGCGGCGGCCTGCGGGCTTACCCCCTCGACCACGTTCAATCCGATCCTGCTCAAGCCGGGCTCGGACCGCAGCTCCCAGCTGGTGGTCCACGGCAAGGCACAGGGCAACGTCTCGGCGCGCAGCTACATCGAGCACCGCACCTACCTGCGGGAGGTGGCCGCGCAGTGCCTGAGGGAGCTGGAGGAGGAGTTCGAGTTGGTCGTCTGCGAGGGCGCGGGCTCGCCCGCGGAGATCAACCTCCGCGAGACCGACGTGGCCAACTTCGGCCTGGCCGAGGCCGCGGACCTGCCCGTCTACGTCGTGGGCGACATCGACCGCGGGGGAGTGCTGGCGCACTTCTACGGCACCCACCAGATCGTCGACGAGGCCGATCGCGCCCGCATTAAGGGCTTCGTCGTGAACAAGTTCCGCGGCGACCAGTCGATCCTCGACCCCGGACTCGACCGCCTCGAGGAGCTGACAGGCGTGCCCACGCTCGCGGTCCTGCCCTTCGTCCATGGCCTGTGGATCGACGCCGAGGATTCCCTCCAATCGGCGCTCGGCCGCTCGATCGGCCCGAACAACCCGCCGCTGGGGACGCAGCGGCTCAAGGTCGCGGCGGTGCGGCTCCCGCGGGTGTCCAACGCCACCGACGTCGAGGCCCTGGCCTGCGAGCCGGGCGTGACGGTGGTGTGGACCGACGACCCCCGCGACGTCCTCGACGCCGACCTCGCCGTGCTGCCCGGCTCCAAGGCGACGATCAGCGACCTCGCCTGGATCCGGGCCAACGGAATCGCCGACGCCCTGCTGAGGCGGGGGGCTGACGACCGCCCGGTGCTGGGCATCTGCGGCGGCTACCAGATGCTGTGCGCGAGCATCGACGACCCGGTCGAGTCCGGCTCCACCGAGCCGGTCGCGGGGCTCGGGGTCTTCGACGCCCGCATCGTCTTCCACCCGGACAAGACGCTCATCCGCCACGACAACGGCGCCTACGAGGTCCACCACGGCCGCGTCGACTACTCCGGCGACCCCGCCTGGATCGGCGACGAGGGCTCGCGCCGGGGCGCCGCTTATGGCACCCACCGCCACGGCTACCTCGAGGACGACCCCTCGCGCCGTAGGTTCCTCTCCGAGATCGCGGCGGCCGTGGGCAAGGAGGGCTTCGTCGTCTCCCCGGACACGAGCTTCGCCAGCGAGCGCGAGGCACAGCTCGACGTCCTCGCCGACACCATCGAGCGGTGCTGGGACCTCGATGCGCTCCTCGAGCAGCTCAGGGCATAG
- a CDS encoding penicillin-binding transpeptidase domain-containing protein: MRRFLSLLVASSLAATSLAACTPKPASAEPVVKQFLSDWASQDFDGAGDLSDNPSSASDTLQASWDGLQAEGVDTQVTDVKLNGTTATANYHVTWDLPKDRELSYDATMTLNRINDEWKVRWMPSALHPQLGANQHLELRAVNAERASVISSDGADVLTPGTEYRILVDLDKTNDKTATARTLAAALNAAHATDNTVPTADAADLAKKLADASGTYSVALVSTQQGEALKKTLAANQEITFNEEPAMVPTDPTFAPDIVNRVASLVESDLEGANGWEVAAVSNEGAVIGELDYHAPQVAPAVKISLDHNVQKAAEEAVNLRADMKTMLVAIRPSTGEILAVAQTDLADQDGDLALNGQFPPGSTFKIITASAGIQDEGLSPDSIVPCPGSMNIYGRIVNNYNQFSLGDVPMTTAFAKSCNTTFANISEQLQKGQLKDMGASFGLGVDYTIPGLTTITGSIPEGETELERTEAGYGQGYDLVSPFGMALVSATAAAGKTPMPTLITGHETTANQQPAAPAPATLEQLRTLMRAVVTNGTASGMKAGGKIYGKTGEAEITGGSHAWFTGYRDDLAFATLVVLGGGSETAVSVTDKFLTGLDALNSGAGDASQLAPSE, encoded by the coding sequence ATGCGGAGATTTTTGTCACTACTTGTCGCGTCCTCGCTCGCTGCGACGAGCCTCGCCGCCTGCACGCCCAAGCCGGCCTCGGCGGAGCCGGTGGTCAAGCAGTTTTTGAGCGACTGGGCCTCCCAGGACTTTGACGGCGCGGGCGATCTCAGTGACAACCCGAGCTCCGCCTCGGACACGCTCCAGGCGAGCTGGGATGGCTTGCAGGCCGAAGGCGTCGATACGCAAGTAACCGATGTGAAGCTCAACGGCACCACCGCGACGGCGAATTACCACGTGACGTGGGACCTGCCCAAGGACCGCGAGCTCAGCTACGACGCCACGATGACGCTCAACCGCATCAACGACGAGTGGAAGGTGCGCTGGATGCCCTCGGCGCTGCACCCGCAGCTGGGCGCGAACCAGCACCTCGAGCTGCGCGCGGTCAATGCCGAGCGCGCGAGCGTGATCTCCTCCGACGGCGCCGACGTGCTCACGCCCGGCACCGAGTACCGAATCCTCGTCGACCTCGACAAGACGAACGACAAGACTGCGACGGCGCGCACCCTGGCGGCGGCGCTCAACGCCGCGCACGCCACCGACAACACCGTGCCCACGGCCGACGCCGCGGACCTAGCAAAGAAGCTGGCCGACGCCAGCGGCACCTACTCCGTGGCGCTCGTGAGCACGCAGCAGGGCGAGGCGCTGAAGAAGACGCTCGCGGCGAACCAGGAGATCACCTTCAACGAGGAACCGGCGATGGTTCCCACCGACCCCACCTTCGCCCCGGACATCGTAAACCGCGTGGCCTCGCTCGTGGAAAGCGACCTCGAGGGCGCCAACGGCTGGGAGGTCGCCGCGGTGTCCAACGAGGGTGCCGTCATCGGCGAGCTCGACTACCACGCGCCGCAGGTCGCGCCCGCGGTGAAGATCAGCCTCGACCACAACGTGCAGAAGGCCGCCGAGGAGGCCGTCAACCTGCGCGCCGACATGAAGACCATGCTCGTGGCCATCCGCCCCTCCACGGGCGAGATCCTCGCCGTCGCACAGACCGACCTCGCCGACCAGGACGGCGACCTCGCGCTCAACGGCCAGTTCCCGCCCGGATCGACCTTCAAGATCATCACCGCCTCGGCGGGCATCCAGGACGAGGGGCTCAGCCCCGATAGCATCGTGCCCTGCCCGGGCTCGATGAACATTTACGGCCGCATCGTCAACAACTACAACCAGTTCTCCCTCGGGGACGTGCCCATGACCACCGCGTTCGCCAAGTCCTGCAACACCACCTTCGCCAACATCTCCGAACAGCTGCAGAAGGGGCAGCTCAAGGACATGGGCGCCTCCTTCGGCCTCGGCGTGGACTACACGATCCCGGGGCTGACCACCATCACCGGTTCCATCCCCGAGGGCGAGACCGAGCTGGAGCGCACCGAGGCTGGCTACGGCCAGGGCTACGACCTCGTCAGCCCCTTCGGCATGGCGCTCGTGTCTGCAACGGCGGCGGCGGGCAAGACCCCGATGCCCACGCTCATCACCGGCCACGAGACCACAGCGAACCAGCAACCGGCGGCCCCGGCACCGGCCACGCTCGAGCAGCTGCGCACGCTCATGCGGGCGGTGGTCACCAACGGCACGGCGTCCGGCATGAAGGCGGGCGGGAAGATCTACGGCAAGACCGGTGAGGCCGAGATTACCGGCGGCTCGCACGCGTGGTTCACCGGCTACCGCGACGACCTTGCCTTCGCCACCCTCGTCGTCCTCGGCGGCGGGTCGGAGACGGCCGTGTCGGTGACGGACAAGTTCCTCACCGGCCTCGACGCGCTCAACTCCGGGGCGGGAGACGCGAGCCAGCTCGCCCCCAGTGAATAG